One Dokdonia sp. Dokd-P16 genomic window carries:
- a CDS encoding TraR/DksA family transcriptional regulator, protein MADDIQERFSDAQLAEFRELIEKKIEKAQHDLELIKSAYLNDGDNGTDDTSPQFKSFEEGSATMSKEANSALAIRQEKFIRDLKNAITRIQNKTYGICRVTGKLINPERLKLVPHATLSIEAKNMQA, encoded by the coding sequence ATGGCAGACGATATACAAGAAAGATTTAGCGATGCACAGCTCGCTGAGTTTAGAGAATTAATAGAAAAGAAGATTGAGAAAGCACAACACGATCTCGAGCTTATTAAAAGTGCCTACCTCAACGATGGAGATAACGGTACAGATGATACCTCTCCACAATTTAAATCTTTTGAGGAAGGTAGCGCCACGATGAGTAAAGAGGCAAACAGTGCACTTGCTATACGTCAAGAGAAATTTATACGCGATCTTAAAAATGCGATTACGCGCATACAGAACAAGACTTACGGGATTTGTCGTGTGACTGGTAAACTTATTAATCCTGAGAGATTAAAGCTTGTACCACATGCTACATTGAGTATTGAGGCTAAGAATATGCAGGCGTAA